The Sylvia atricapilla isolate bSylAtr1 chromosome 3, bSylAtr1.pri, whole genome shotgun sequence genome has a window encoding:
- the LOC136358649 gene encoding interferon-induced very large GTPase 1-like, which translates to MASQEDTQEGDAKAQLLAEAFQEEGLDAGYWLPKLSQILGIECREALQHLEYKDYLKLECEIRHPWEKKALQKLLKIPDEKTTAKEVQKEHSEKTKERQEVAKRALKDLTEMLKSQSHSQDAVRHKAETLWQATEIPKEFWASTKKCLLDMLESMQKQLEQQELSAVRRENIPDTEVLRWASGGLALQGIYRTSRPEDVLAKREQLLKVPEGFQLTGLKQGLLLEGKEFSSSSAESTFTKSMEQLGFSMSGSAKADLWSVLLRGSVDYSSSSQSQDTHQSRFEQSYFCKTIYLYFPLASCYFQRHQLLLSDAALQELQDMEQLLSFTQEEEKATLLNSMCERFFRRFGSHINQGPLHFGGIFWWKASTEGFRTELREEMKQQTCEALNSFFSASWDGFETSAAGALDASKSNSKTSVLGRARESSHTAIQLSMVNTGGPPDTASLPQWRTGLVSDNTTWCVIDRGFELIPVWDVILKNHSRDFTSVGQMSRALRAAYKELTNQSIGTTFGEEIEIAVQEARDFIGTVKAWEVTVDKKKLLMLMKVKDDLNAKTRNPSVWINVCLSDKALQDFLVNTVRSCQESPPENTSSIKVMLRSLLDPHIYSVKDFPEASSIMQWIFQAEHVLPRPPKVSELGELIKTLQQMKEHIHAVTYAPGSSASAVHETKIEATQTSSLAIYSLLQSLQERAQKDLELLVLLIATSTGYQVESNTFQHLLGHPEIQYMAKEMEAAHEEYVNLKEQDADRAEASLLLTGLTVTPESQELSLVQKRERLVFMEGHMKGLWSPRIKNLLQKHSEDEHWERLERDLRSLISGCLDDRWDEQRMQNIVRDLEDTFPTPEPLSHYQSKTDSSQSKANEAPTKDIFLQLLKRLGLESHYPRKMGMGDFHTINKTSLQDSQPSQDTELPCYFLQKLLTVDCQVRYLTCWDDISPQLAPVPKTTEQEDQHSDSFETFLDILTEAAPEPVSRDGHVHPMDLQMAIFHCADDFLRQTLATKLAFCQLALPLLVPNPCTSHIEFPLYAFSQIQRSWKETEKSGNQSGTKSYINKLIFQAQTPIVSFIRIGSSASSSKSQLLNALLSRRKHDTFFHRHCRGSTREPLLMKGVVEIAWYCPRGSPDDTFECCVAFCNLHGDARDHGAQLKFLQEISAVNVALVSDLEHMDRKKKEILQGLWKSQRPLVCLLTEKENVAAGRSGKTLTIGIKNRNEAELVIQLTKIIRDLLELSNLHVSLHTCVDKARQQGFVVDTDQPACVTAKAKAKELVDLLKKEKLSEIKSKLLPLQGKLWNEWCKKDKELTRLQEKRNKSIEHHRSQTEYDKKSIRRKQLDQAFPLNPLMKLFLGFLQTQPADTKKYFLQWMKVFMDKLSCGPLEKLRSDYHEVWFEIQSRKKSKEKCRANSDLVSRLDALSDEINNSSIGLEHLLREAGQIYEALQLMKTKNYNFSKLPEIAAELMVLGYPLELMDGDASYLPLCWVGAIFDSLIERLGDKRVFVLSVLGIQSSGKSTLLNAMFGLQFNVSAGRCTRGAFMQLIPVGQELQQDLGFDFVLVVDTEGLRAIEVDNKQSLNHDNELATFVIGVGNLTVINVFGENPSEMQDVLQIAVQAFLRMKKVNLSPSCLFVHQNVGEATAKEQNMEGRRRLQEKLDEMTVVAAQQEFCDISSFSDVIGFDMKTNIDYFSHLWEGNPPMAPPNLTYSQNVQQLKSKILQTAQKQLQHSILRLSSLKDRIGDLWNALLNENFVFSFKNSLEIAAYRKLESAFSQWTWRLRSHVLDIQMRLDNRIRNGDLQNVTRKQLEGLVQETSDAIEKDVEKYFGEDKDCEILVQWKSSTELKLKELKESLLNEMKKKCENLIELQKEQRKLDARKLQYEDELLRSSRELAAALKGKNLSERELNDKFTPLWKKWIAGFSHAAPPPERVDIDADIEDVLLEHFREPGFPERIRSFSKGRGFSFDKEKHIMKNKYLGFIPDRHVIKFQHITDNIIASVMASIEKKEQEKRDYSRSFIHEILNEVQEGVNSVPSDIKYTFNREYSIDLSLYLCKMAAERFKAMHKAFQNANKPDKYLNSKREYFFQCFQISCQGATATTAFAVFLCDKIKPALRRAVYERTAKAIAEDMQGKFPDFRGSRANLEVCILRYLAEEENFEYFRSYLMRPKEFFHKYIAKQVQSYCLDGSRRLENFLSSSLNLLYGNILSAVSLSTQIVKDRTDREDKISLWLDEFCRELAEVISLPRSDLKGIEHQEVTDIEFLSNAMAETVEDLKDRLQKEFVGADMSLFSTQPHTILAEHFSGCWEQCPFCGAVCTNTIQGHDGDHQLIIHRPRALMGTRWDGTDHLVIDICSSLVTTNLKFRFDSGKWFPYKTYRDAGPPVSNWNILPDSSMQAYWKWFVSHFRTELEALYNGKFQGKGEIPEAWRRVTKQEALSELDRRKATSM; encoded by the coding sequence ATGGCTTCACAGGAGGACACACAAGAGGGAGATGCAaaggcacagctcctggcagaggcaTTTCAGGAGGAAGGATTGGATGCTGGATACTGGCTGCCCAAGTTGTCACAGATCCTGGGTATCGAGTGCAGAGAAGCCCTGCAACATCTAGAATATAAAGACTACCTCAAGCTGGAGTGTGAAATACGGCACCCctgggagaaaaaggcactTCAGAAACTCCTGAAAATACCAGATGAGAAAACAACTGCTAAGGAGGTGCAGAAGGAGCACTCAGAGAAGACAAAGGAGAGACAAGAAGTGGCCAAACGAGCCCTGAAAGATCTGACAGAAATGCTCAAAAGCCAAAGCCACAGCCAGGACGCTGTGAGGCACAAAGCAGAGACTCTGTGGCAAGCCACGGAGATTCCCAAGGAGTTCTGGGCCTCAACAAAGAAATGCTTGCTGGATATGCTGGAGAGCatgcagaagcagctggagcagcaggagttgTCAGCAGTCAGGAGGGAGAACATCCCTGACACGGAGGTGCTGAGGTGGGCGTCAGGGGGACTGGCCCTGCAGGGCATCTACAGAACCAGCAGACCTGAAGATGTGCTGGCAAAGCGAGAGCAGCTCCTCAAGGTTCCTGAGGGATTCCAGCTCACTGGTCTGAAGCAAGGATTGCTGCTTGAGGGGAAGGAGTTCTCGTCCTCTTCCGCAGAATCCACTTTCACCAAGTCCATGGAGCAGCTGGGGTTCAGCATGAGCGGTTCTGCCAAAGCCGACTTGTGGAGCGTCCTTCTGAGAGGAAGTGTAGAttacagcagctcctcacagtcACAGGACACCCACCAGTCCCGCTTTGAGCAGAGCTACTTTTGCAAAACCATATACTTGTACTTCCCTCTGGCCTCCTGCTACTTCCAAAGGCATCAGCTTCTCCTCTCGGATGcggctctgcaggagctgcaagaCATGGAGCAGCTCTTGAGCTTCACtcaggaagaagagaaggcgACCTTGCTGAATAGCATGTGTGAGAGGTTCTTCAGGAGGTTTGGGTCCCACATAAACCAGGGTCCCCTCCACTTTGGGGGCATATTCTGGTGGAAGGCATCGACAGAAGGGTTCCGAACTGAGCTGAGGGAAGAGATGAAGCAGCAAACGTGTGAAGCACTGAACAGCTTTTTCAGTGCCAGCTGGGATGGCTTCGAAACCAGTGCTGCAGGGGCCCTGGATGCTTCTAAATCCAACTCAAAGACTTCTGTCCTGGGAAGAGCCAGAGAGAGTTCCCATACAGCAATTCAACTCTCCATGGTCAACACAGGGGGCCCAccagacacagcttctcttccTCAGTGGAGAACAGGGCTCGTGTCTGATAACACAACGTGGTGCGTTATCGACCGTGGCTTTGAGCTGATCCCAGTGTGGGATGTCATcctgaaaaatcacagcagagatTTTACATCTGTGGGTCAGATGAGCAGAGCCCTCAGGGCTGCTTACAAAGAGCTGACCAATCAGAGCATTGGCACCACTTTTGGAGAGGAAATAGAAATTGCAGTGCAAGAGGCCAGAGATTTCATAGGGACCGTAAAGGCCTGGGAGGTGACAGTGGATAAAAAGAAGCTGCTCATGCTGATGAAAGTAAAAGATGATCTGAATGCAAAAACCAGGAACCCCAGTGTGTGGATCAACGTGTGCCTGTCAGACAAAGCCCTGCAGGACTTCCTGGTGAACACAGTGCGCAGCTGCCAGGAGTCACCTCCAGAAAACACCAGCTCTATCAAGGTGATGTTGAGAAGCCTCCTGGATCCTCATATCTACTCTGTCAAGGACTTCCCTGAGGCTTCCTCCATTATGCAGTGGATCTTCCAGGCTGAGCATGTGCTTCCCAGACCTCCCAAAGTCTCTGAGCTTGGAGAGCTCatcaaaacactgcagcaaATGAAGGAGCACATCCATGCTGTCACCTATGCACCAGGaagctctgcttctgctgttcATGAAACAAAGATAGAAGCCACCCAGACCAGCAGCCTGGCCATTTATTCCTTACTCCAGTCTCTCCAGGAACGGGCCCAGAAGGACCTGGAACTGTTGGTGCTCTTGATTGCCACCAGCACAGGGTACCAGGTGGAAAGCAACACTTTCCAGCACCTCCTTGGACACCCAGAAATTCAGTACATGGCCAAGGAAATGGAAGCGGCACATGAGGAGTACGTGAACCTGAAGGAGCAAGATGCCGACAGAGCTGAGGCCTCCCTTTTGCTGACGGGTCTGACTGTGACACCTGAAAGTCAAGAGCTGTCACTTGTACAGAAGAGAGAGCGTTTAGTTTTCATGGAAGGTCACATGAAAGGCTTGTGGTCCCCACGGATAAAGAATCTTCTCCAAAAGCACAGTGAAGATGAacactgggagaggctggaacGGGACTTGCGTTCCTTGATCAGTGGGTGCTTGGATGACAGATGGGATGAACAGAGGATGCAGAACATCGTCAGAGATCTGGAAGACACTTTTCCAACACCTGAGCCTCTGAGTCACTACCAATCCAAGACAGACAGCAGCCAATCCAAAGCCAATGAAGCCCCTACAAAGGATATATTCCTCCAGTTGCTCAAGCGCCTTGGCCTGGAAAGTCACTATCCAAGAAAAATGGGGATGGGAGATTTCCACACCATCAACAAGACATCTCTGCAGgacagccagcccagccaggacACAGAACTGCCATGTTACTTCTTGCAAAAGCTGTTAACGGTGGATTGCCAGGTGAGGTACCTGACTTGCTGGGATGACATCAGCCCACAACTTGCCCCCGTGCCAAAAACTACAGAGCAAGAGGACCAACACTCAGACTCCTTTGAAACGTTTCTTGACATTCTGACGGAAGCAGCCCCTGAACCTGTAAGCAGGGATGGCCATGTGCACCCCATGGACCTGCAGATGGCCATTTTCCATTGTGCTGATGACTTCCTGAGACAGACCCTTGCAACCAAGCTGGCCTTCTGCCAACTGGCGCTGCCTCTGCTGGTGCCCAACCCATGCACTTCACACATTGAGTTCCCACTCTACGCCTTCAGCCAAAtccaaaggagctggaaagagacagagaagtCAGGAAATCAGTCTGGAACAAAGAGTTACATCAACAAACTCATCTTTCAGGCCCAGACACCCATCGTGTCCTTCATCCGCATTGGCAGCTCGGCCTCCTCTTCCAAGTCTCAGCTCCTGAACGCTCTGCTGAGCCGACGCAAACACGACACTTTCTTCCACCGCCACTGCAGGGGCAGCACTAGAGAGCCTTTGCTGATGAAAGGGGTGGTGGAGATCGCCTGGTACTGCCCCCGCGGGAGTCCGGATGACACCTTTGAGTGCTGTGTGGCTTTCTGTAACCTGCACGGAGACGCCAGGGATCATGGAGCACAGCTGAAGTTCCTGCAGGAGATATCTGCTGTCAACGTGGCTCTTGTGTCTGACTTGGAGCACATggacagaaagaagaaagagattCTGCAGGGCTTGTGGAAGTCACAAAGGCCTTTGGTTTGTCTTCTCACGGAAAAAGAGAATGTTGCAGCTGGACGATCCGGAAAAACCTTAACAATAGGGATCAAGAACAGAAACGAGGCAGAACTGGTCATCCAGCTGACCAAAATTATCAGGGACCTCCTAGAATTGTCTAATCTACATGTCAGTCTGCACACCTGTGTGGACAAAGCTCGCCAGCAAGGATTTGTGGTGGATACAGATCAACCTGCATGTGTGACAGCCAAAGCAAAGGCCAAGGAGCTGGTGGACcttctgaagaaagagaaactgtCTGAGATCAAATCCAAGCTGCTGCCACTACAAGGAAAGCTGTGGAACGAGTGGTGCAAAAAGGACAAAGAACTCACTCGCTTGCAGGAGAAGAGGAATAAGAGCATTGAGCATCATAGGAGCCAAACTGAATATGATAAGAAATCAATAAGAAGGAAGCAACTTGATCAAGCTTTTCCCCTCAACCCACTGATGAAATTATTCCTTGGCTTTCTCCAGACCCAGCCAGCAGATACCAAGAAATACTTCCTTCAGTGGATGAAGGTCTTTATGGACAAGCTGTCCTGTGGCCCCCTTGAAAAACTGAGGAGTGACTATCACGAGGTATGGTTTGAAATCCagtcaagaaagaaaagcaaggaaaaatgcAGGGCGAATTCTGATTTGGTGAGTCGCTTGGATGCCCTCTCTGATGAAATCAACAATTCATCCATTGGCCTGGAGCACCTTCTGAGAGAGGCAGGGCAGATTTATGAAGCTCTGCAATTAATGAAGACAAAGAATTACAATTTTTCCAAATTGCCGGAAATCGCAGCAGAGCTGATGGTTTTGGGATATCCTTTGGAGCTGATGGATGGGGACGCTTCTTACCTGCCCTTGTGCTGGGTGGGAGCAATCTTTGACAGCTTAATTGAGAGGCTGGGGGACAAACGAGTGTTTGTGCTCTCGGTGCTGGGCATCCAGAGCAGCGGCAAGTCCACCCTGCTGAATGCCATGTTTGGTCTGCAGTTCAACGTCAGCGCGGGGAGATGCACCCGCGGAGCCTTTATGCAGCTGATCCCAgtgggccaggagctgcagcaagaCCTGGGCTTTGATTTTGTGCTGGTGGTTGACACAGAGGGACTTCGTGCCATCGAGGTGGACAATAAACAGTCCCTGAACCATGACAACGAGCTGGCCACCTTTGTCATTGGTGTTGGCAACTTGACCGTGATCAATGTCTTTGGAGAAAATCCATCAGAAATGCAAGATGTTCTCCAGATTGCTGTGCAGGCTTTCCTGAGGATGAAGAAAGTCAATCTTTCCCCAAGCTGCCTCTTTGTCCACCAAAACGTGGGAGAAGCAACTGCCAAGGAGCAGAACATGGAAGGACGAAGGCGtttgcaggaaaagctggatgaAATGACTGTGGTAGCTGCtcagcaggaattctgtgaCATCTCCTCCTTCAGCGATGTCATTGGCTTTGACATGAAGACCAATATTGACTACTTTTCTCACCTGTGGGAAGGAAACCCCCCAATGGCACCACCCAACCTCACCTACAGCCAGAACGTCCAGCAACTCAAGAGCAAAATCCTCCAGACTGCCCAGAAACAGTTGCAGCACAGCATTTTGAGGCTCTCAAGCCTGAAAGATCGGATTGGTGACCTCTGGAATGCTTTGCTGAatgaaaactttgttttcagcttCAAGAATTCCCTGGAGATTGCTGCCTACAGGAAACTGGAAAGTGCCTTTAGTCAGTGGACCTGGAGGCTGAGAAGTCATGTCTTAGACATCCAGATGAGACTGGACAACAGAATTCGGAATGGGGACTTGCAGAATGTCACCAGAAAACAGCTTGAAGGGCTGGTGCAAGAGACAAGTGATGCCATTGAGAAAGATGTGGAAAAGTACTTTGGAGAAGATAAAGACTGTGAGATACTGGTGCAGTGGAAAtcaagcacagagctgaagcTGAAAGAACTAAAAGAGTCTCTtcttaatgaaatgaaaaagaaatgtgagaatCTTATTGAGCtacagaaggagcagaggaaacTGGATGCCAGGAAGTTGCAATATGAAGATGAGCTCCTGAGGAGTAGTAGGGAGCTGGCTGCGGCTCTGAAAGGGAAGAACCTCAGTGAGAGAGAACTGAATGATAAGTTTACTCCTCTCTGGAAGAAGTGGATTGCTGGATTCTCCcatgctgctcctcctccagaACGGGTGGATATCGATGCAGACATCGAAGATGTCCTTTTAGAGCACTTCAGGGAGCCAGGTTTCCCTGAACGTATCAGGTCATTTTCCAAAGGCAGAGGATTTTCTTTTGACAAGGAGAAACACATCATGAAGAACAAGTATTTAGGTTTTATCCCAGACCGTCATGTGATCAAATTTCAGCACATCACAGACAACATCATAGCAAGTGTGATGGCAAGcattgaaaagaaagaacaggagaaacGTGATTACAGTCGAAGTTTTATTCATGAAATACTCAATGAAGTACAGGAAGGTGTGAACTCTGTCCCCAGTGatataaaatacacttttaacAGAGAGTACAGCATCGATTTGTCTCTGTATCTGTGCAAAATGGCAGCAGAAAGGTTTAAAGCCATGCACAAAGCAttccaaaatgcaaataagCCTGACAAGTACCTGAACAGCAAGAGAGAATATTTCTTCCAATGTTTCCAGATTTCCTGCCAAGGAGCCACTGCGACCAcagcttttgctgttttcctttgtgataAGATTAAACCAGCTCTTCGCAGGGCAGTCTATGAGAGGACAGCTAAAGCCATTGCTGAGGACATGCAGGGAAAATTCCCAGATTtcaggggcagcagagccaaTCTGGAAGTTTGCATCCTGAGATACctggcagaagaagaaaattttgagtATTTCAGAAGTTACCTTATGCGtccaaaggaattttttcaCAAATACATTGCTAAACAAGTTCAGAGTTACTGTTTAGATggaagcaggaggctggagaatTTTTTATCTTCCTCCCTTAATCTTCTCTATGGAAACATCCTGTCAGCTGTTTCTTTATCAACCCAAATTGTCAAAGACAGAACGGACCGAGAAGACAAAATCTCTCTTTGGCTGGATGAATTTTGCAGGGAACTGGCAGAGGTCATCAGCTTGCCCAGAAGTGACCTGAAGGGCATCGAGCACCAGGAGGTCACAGACATTGAATTCCTGAGCAATGCCATGGCAGAAACTGTGGAAGACCTGAAGGACAGGCTGCAGAAAGAATTTGTTGGTGCTGACATGAGCTTGTTTTCAACACAGCCTCACACCATCCTGGCAGAGCATTTTTCGGGCTGCTGGGAACAGTGTCCCTTTTGTGGGGCTGTCTGCACAAACACCATCCAGGGACACGATGGAGACCATCAGCTGATCATCCATCGCCCACGGGCTTTGATGGGAACCAGATGGGATGGGACAGACCACCTGGTCATTGATATTTGTTCCAGCCTTGTTACAACTAATCTCAAATTCAGGTTTGATAGCGGCAAATGGTTCCCATACAAGACATACCGTGATGCTGGACCTCCTGTTTCCAATTGGAACATTCTTCCTGATTCCTCCATGCAGGCGTACTGGAAATGGTTTGTGTCTCATTTCCGGACAGAGCTGGAAGCTTTGTACAATGGGAAATTTCAGGGCAAAGGAGAAATCCCTGAGGCATGGCGAAGAGTTACCAAGCAGGAAGCACTGTCCGAGCTGGACAGGCGTAAGGCCACATCCATGTGA